The following proteins are encoded in a genomic region of Vibrio spartinae:
- a CDS encoding esterase/lipase family protein, with protein sequence MKIILLHGLYMHGIALQPLRQRLNQLGYTTEVLSYNTVAIDDEKLFSNIDAALDETHTNILVGHSLGGLMIKNYLASRQPTTAQISHVVTIGSPLQGASIISKIQAMGFGMILGNAPHHGLQQHQDEWRFPQKLGSIAGTVALGIRPMLCGHDAASDGTITVEETKIAGMTDHLEIRYAHTTMLYSQTLASQIDGFIRHDRFQPES encoded by the coding sequence ATGAAAATTATCCTTCTCCATGGCTTGTACATGCATGGCATCGCGCTGCAACCGCTGCGTCAGCGATTAAACCAACTGGGTTATACCACGGAAGTGCTCAGCTACAATACTGTCGCTATCGACGATGAGAAGCTATTTAGCAACATTGATGCAGCGCTCGATGAGACCCATACCAATATTCTGGTCGGTCATAGCCTCGGCGGATTGATGATCAAAAACTATCTTGCCTCCCGTCAACCGACCACGGCCCAAATTTCTCACGTGGTAACGATTGGTTCCCCCCTTCAGGGTGCCTCGATTATTAGCAAAATTCAGGCGATGGGATTCGGCATGATCCTCGGTAATGCACCCCATCATGGATTGCAGCAACACCAAGATGAATGGCGTTTTCCCCAGAAACTCGGCAGCATCGCCGGCACCGTGGCTTTAGGGATTCGGCCGATGCTATGCGGTCATGACGCTGCATCGGACGGCACGATTACCGTTGAAGAGACCAAAATCGCCGGCATGACCGATCATCTTGAAATTCGTTATGCACATACGACGATGCTGTACTCACAAACGCTTGCCTCACAAATCGATGGATTTATCCGCCATGATCGCTTCCAACCGGAATCCTGA
- a CDS encoding ROK family protein: MVKRSRQVTNHEQLKQVNAARVYQLIDQEGPMSRVRIAQQSALAPASVTNITRQLLAHNLITEVEQQASTGGRPATSLTTNQRDFYFISCRLGRDMIQASLMDLSGQVHHVQQTSIESHDTQGIVDTLRHEICQIRSQYAAHHLIAIAVTMAGLVDPTSGMIHYSPNHKIAGLKLSSALEDLALPIYIGNDIRARALSEYYLGKAKQCDDFILISIHHGVGAGIITDGQLLLGKHRPIGEIGHIQIDPFGQRCHCGSFGCLETVVSNQALLKQTQALLQHGHQSILTADHLTIEHLCDAAIQGDGLATHIIEQAAQYLGRVLGMLVNVFNPEKILFAGEMIQTAPILFPRLLEQIQRQTLPSFAGDLRLEQARFQQQDTIGGYALIKRALHENNLLQHIMADA, translated from the coding sequence ATGGTCAAACGTAGCAGACAAGTGACAAATCACGAGCAACTCAAACAGGTCAATGCGGCACGGGTCTATCAGTTGATCGACCAAGAAGGCCCGATGTCCCGCGTCCGGATTGCTCAACAGAGTGCACTTGCACCAGCCAGTGTCACCAATATCACGCGTCAGCTACTGGCCCACAATCTCATTACTGAGGTTGAACAACAAGCATCAACCGGCGGACGCCCGGCAACCTCGCTGACCACCAATCAGCGAGATTTCTATTTTATCTCCTGTCGGTTGGGTCGGGATATGATTCAGGCAAGTCTGATGGACTTATCCGGTCAGGTTCATCATGTTCAGCAAACATCGATTGAATCTCACGATACACAAGGTATCGTTGACACGCTCCGCCATGAAATCTGCCAAATTCGGTCCCAGTATGCGGCACATCATCTGATTGCCATTGCTGTGACCATGGCGGGTCTGGTTGATCCAACCTCAGGGATGATCCATTATTCTCCCAACCATAAAATTGCCGGTCTCAAGCTATCCTCAGCGCTTGAAGATCTGGCATTACCCATCTATATCGGTAATGACATTCGAGCCCGAGCACTCTCTGAGTACTATCTGGGAAAAGCCAAACAATGCGATGACTTCATCCTGATCAGTATTCATCACGGTGTCGGTGCCGGGATTATCACCGACGGGCAACTGCTTTTGGGCAAACACCGCCCGATTGGCGAGATTGGGCATATTCAGATCGACCCATTCGGACAACGCTGCCACTGTGGGAGCTTTGGTTGTCTTGAAACCGTGGTGTCGAATCAAGCGCTGCTCAAGCAGACACAAGCACTACTGCAACACGGCCATCAGAGCATCTTAACTGCGGACCATCTCACCATCGAACACCTTTGCGATGCCGCGATTCAGGGCGATGGCTTAGCAACACATATTATCGAGCAAGCAGCCCAATATCTCGGCCGTGTGCTGGGGATGCTGGTGAACGTATTCAATCCGGAAAAAATTCTGTTTGCCGGAGAGATGATTCAGACTGCCCCGATATTATTTCCCCGACTGTTGGAACAGATTCAGCGGCAGACACTCCCCAGTTTTGCCGGAGATTTACGCCTTGAACAAGCCCGCTTTCAGCAACAGGACACGATTGGTGGTTATGCATTAATTAAGCGGGCACTCCACGAAAATAACCTGCTTCAACACATCATGGCAGATGCATAA
- the nagA gene encoding N-acetylglucosamine-6-phosphate deacetylase: MFALCHGEILTGDEKLLDTAVIISKGKIHALVPISELSEDIPRFDLHGHILSPGFIDLQLNGCGGVMFNSTPTVETLEHMHLTNLQTGTTSFLPTLISDSDNVIRQAVETTRQYMTQHQHQVLGMHLEGPYTNPVRKGIHPLQQLRQPNNDMISWLAEQAPWLKKVTLAPEMNHSEHLRQLHKAGIVVSVGHTAATYDQASQAFEQGASFATHLYNAMTSMENGRSPGVVGAVFDRNDVYAGIIADGYHVHWANIRTAKKVMGERLCLVTDATAAATPPAGMTEFDFCGTPVFIRDGKCVDQDGTLGGSALTMNEGVRLLVEQAEIPQEEAFRMATLYPARAIKMDHQLGAIRPGMIANLTILDPAYQVINTLVNGEWTKDMH, encoded by the coding sequence ATGTTCGCACTATGTCACGGTGAGATTCTGACAGGCGATGAAAAATTACTGGATACTGCGGTTATTATCAGCAAAGGGAAAATTCACGCTTTAGTCCCGATCTCAGAATTATCTGAAGATATCCCCCGGTTCGATTTGCATGGGCATATTTTGTCGCCCGGTTTTATCGACTTACAGTTGAACGGCTGCGGGGGTGTCATGTTCAACAGCACGCCGACCGTGGAAACGCTCGAACACATGCATCTCACCAATCTGCAAACCGGTACAACCAGCTTTCTGCCGACCTTGATCAGTGACAGTGATAATGTAATTCGTCAAGCGGTTGAGACCACACGCCAGTATATGACCCAACATCAACATCAGGTATTGGGGATGCATCTTGAAGGGCCTTATACCAATCCCGTACGTAAAGGTATTCATCCGCTCCAGCAATTACGCCAACCAAACAATGACATGATCAGCTGGCTGGCTGAACAGGCACCGTGGCTGAAAAAAGTCACACTCGCACCAGAGATGAATCACAGCGAGCATCTGAGACAACTGCACAAAGCCGGAATTGTCGTCAGTGTCGGTCATACGGCAGCAACCTATGATCAAGCCAGCCAAGCATTTGAACAGGGCGCTAGCTTTGCAACGCATCTGTATAATGCCATGACTTCGATGGAGAATGGCCGTTCTCCCGGTGTAGTTGGTGCGGTTTTTGATCGCAATGATGTGTATGCCGGCATTATCGCTGATGGTTACCATGTCCATTGGGCGAACATCCGCACGGCCAAGAAAGTCATGGGTGAACGGCTTTGTCTGGTGACGGACGCAACCGCTGCTGCAACACCACCGGCAGGGATGACCGAGTTTGATTTTTGTGGTACTCCCGTATTTATCCGTGACGGCAAGTGTGTCGATCAGGATGGTACACTGGGCGGCTCAGCGCTCACGATGAATGAAGGGGTTCGTCTACTGGTTGAACAAGCCGAAATTCCACAGGAAGAAGCTTTCCGGATGGCAACACTCTACCCGGCACGGGCGATCAAGATGGATCATCAGCTTGGCGCAATTCGTCCCGGCATGATTGCCAACCTGACCATTCTCGATCCGGCTTATCAGGTCATCAATACGCTGGTCAATGGCGAGTGGACAAAGGACATGCACTAA
- the nagB gene encoding glucosamine-6-phosphate deaminase has product MRLLPLKNKQQVGHWTAHYIAEKIKAFQPTAERPFVLGLPTGSTPLTTYQSLIQLYQAGAVSFEHVVTFNMDEYVGLSPEHPQSYHYFMFENFFNHVDIQKKNIHILNGMAPDLEAECQAYEATIKQFGGIHLFFGGVGSDGHIAFNEPASSLASRTRIKTLTQETIIDNARFFENDINQVPKMALTVGVGTLLDAKEVLILATGPNKALAVQAGVEGAVNHLWTVSALQMHPRSILICDEPAAMELKVKTLRYFQQLEAAEIEQFGGTE; this is encoded by the coding sequence ATGCGTTTATTACCTTTAAAAAATAAGCAACAAGTTGGTCACTGGACCGCACACTATATCGCTGAAAAAATCAAAGCGTTTCAACCAACGGCCGAGCGGCCTTTTGTGTTAGGCCTGCCCACCGGCAGTACCCCACTCACAACCTATCAGTCTCTGATTCAGTTGTATCAGGCGGGTGCCGTCAGTTTTGAGCATGTCGTGACTTTCAATATGGATGAATATGTCGGCCTTTCGCCAGAACATCCTCAAAGTTATCATTACTTTATGTTTGAAAACTTTTTCAATCATGTGGATATCCAAAAGAAAAATATCCACATTTTAAATGGCATGGCGCCTGATTTAGAGGCAGAATGTCAGGCTTATGAAGCGACGATTAAGCAGTTCGGTGGTATTCATCTCTTCTTTGGCGGTGTCGGCAGTGACGGACATATCGCATTTAATGAGCCGGCCTCGTCTTTAGCGTCCAGAACCCGAATCAAGACTCTGACCCAAGAAACGATTATCGATAATGCCCGTTTCTTCGAAAACGATATCAATCAGGTCCCGAAAATGGCACTAACCGTCGGTGTCGGCACATTACTGGATGCCAAAGAAGTCCTGATTCTTGCCACAGGTCCGAATAAAGCATTGGCAGTACAGGCTGGCGTCGAAGGCGCAGTCAATCATTTGTGGACGGTCTCTGCTTTGCAGATGCATCCCCGGAGTATTCTGATCTGTGATGAACCTGCGGCCATGGAACTGAAAGTCAAAACATTACGCTATTTTCAGCAACTTGAAGCGGCTGAGATTGAGCAATTTGGAGGAACAGAGTAA
- a CDS encoding HAMP domain-containing methyl-accepting chemotaxis protein, producing the protein MFRNLRLGLKIGAGFATVLILLSIVLGASIYSLQSVSDGISKYRDLARETNLSGRLQTNMLMVRMNVKDFLITRDTDDITSYQKYLAKMKGFLNEAKQSVHSPERKDLIEQVDQSINTYNTTFNQVVELVRQRNALEKQLGIYGQEMRESIAQIIQSAYQEGNATLTYNASQAQRAMLVGRLFVVKFLQSSQEEDFTIAITNMDAGLQDELSVLKQDLQGTPQQKLLNTFLKAHQDYLKDMRDINSLISQANGMINHTLDELGPQIAADVEKVTQSVMQEQDTLGPQLKDSTTRSIEVTILLSVLAILLGIVASYLLTIVITKPVQKAVKAANQLADGDLTVNVGKTSKDETGLLLAAIQNTAVNLKQMITTISGASTELASASTELATVTEQSSQSIIRQESETEMVATAMNEMTVTVHDVANSASQAAGAADQANQEAESGAGVVQRTITAIHSLSESVTQSSERLSEVEQEVHNISTILDVIRGIAEQTNLLALNAAIEAARAGEQGRGFAVVADEVRSLASRTQDSTQEIQNIIEQLQQGTQSTVAAMNQGKKQATDCVKQADETNETLQAIIHAISVINDMNMQIASASEQQSTVAESINENIVNVRQIAEENAVASDETRQSSGEIARLAEQLNQLVARFKI; encoded by the coding sequence ATGTTTAGGAACTTAAGGCTGGGTTTAAAAATTGGGGCGGGATTCGCTACTGTACTGATTTTATTATCAATTGTTTTGGGTGCGAGCATCTACTCATTACAGTCAGTCAGTGATGGGATCAGCAAGTATAGAGATTTAGCCCGAGAGACCAATCTTTCAGGTCGATTACAAACGAACATGCTAATGGTTCGCATGAATGTCAAAGATTTTCTAATTACCAGAGACACTGACGACATCACCAGCTATCAAAAATATCTTGCCAAAATGAAGGGTTTCTTGAATGAGGCAAAACAATCGGTTCACTCGCCAGAAAGAAAAGACCTGATTGAGCAAGTGGACCAGTCAATTAACACTTACAATACGACCTTTAATCAAGTCGTTGAATTAGTCAGACAACGCAATGCGCTTGAAAAACAACTTGGTATCTATGGTCAAGAAATGCGCGAATCCATTGCTCAAATTATCCAATCAGCCTATCAAGAAGGCAATGCAACACTCACCTACAATGCCAGCCAGGCACAGCGAGCAATGCTCGTTGGACGCCTGTTCGTCGTAAAATTTCTGCAGAGCAGTCAAGAGGAAGATTTCACCATCGCGATCACCAATATGGATGCAGGGCTACAAGATGAATTGTCGGTCCTGAAACAGGATCTGCAAGGAACACCGCAGCAAAAACTATTGAACACGTTTCTGAAAGCACATCAAGACTATCTGAAAGATATGCGTGATATTAACAGTCTGATTTCACAAGCGAATGGGATGATTAACCATACACTGGATGAACTCGGTCCTCAGATCGCGGCTGATGTTGAGAAAGTCACACAGTCAGTGATGCAAGAGCAGGATACGCTTGGTCCTCAGTTAAAAGACAGTACCACCAGAAGTATCGAAGTCACCATACTGCTGTCCGTGCTGGCCATTTTATTAGGGATTGTAGCATCCTACTTACTGACCATCGTCATTACCAAACCGGTTCAGAAAGCGGTGAAGGCGGCCAACCAACTGGCAGATGGTGATCTAACCGTTAATGTCGGAAAAACCAGTAAAGACGAAACCGGGTTACTGCTTGCTGCCATTCAAAATACGGCTGTCAATCTGAAACAGATGATCACCACCATTTCCGGAGCCAGTACCGAACTTGCCTCAGCATCGACTGAGTTGGCAACCGTCACCGAACAAAGTAGTCAGAGTATCATCAGGCAAGAATCAGAAACGGAGATGGTTGCGACGGCCATGAATGAGATGACCGTGACCGTGCATGATGTTGCCAACAGTGCATCTCAGGCGGCCGGTGCGGCAGATCAAGCCAATCAGGAAGCTGAATCAGGCGCCGGGGTTGTACAACGAACCATCACGGCAATCCACTCACTCTCGGAAAGTGTCACCCAATCTTCGGAAAGACTCAGCGAAGTAGAGCAGGAAGTCCACAATATCAGTACCATTCTGGACGTCATCAGAGGGATTGCCGAACAGACCAACCTTCTCGCCCTGAACGCAGCAATCGAAGCGGCACGGGCCGGAGAGCAAGGCCGGGGATTTGCGGTCGTTGCCGACGAAGTTCGCTCGCTGGCATCCAGAACACAGGATTCCACCCAAGAGATCCAGAATATTATTGAACAGCTCCAACAAGGCACGCAGAGTACCGTCGCTGCCATGAATCAAGGAAAAAAACAAGCAACCGATTGTGTTAAACAGGCCGATGAAACCAATGAGACGTTGCAAGCAATTATTCACGCCATCAGTGTCATCAATGACATGAATATGCAAATTGCCAGCGCTTCTGAGCAACAGAGCACTGTTGCTGAAAGTATCAACGAAAACATCGTTAATGTCCGTCAAATCGCGGAAGAAAATGCCGTTGCCTCAGATGAAACCCGTCAGTCCAGTGGCGAAATTGCACGGCTGGCGGAACAACTGAATCAGTTGGTTGCCCGCTTCAAGATTTAA
- a CDS encoding methylated-DNA--[protein]-cysteine S-methyltransferase: MGKSPNQSTDSQVILINRFTTPLGPMFVCATDEGICLLEFVERRMLETEFRDLQRLLKATIINGENDHIRQAKQEIGEYFAGTRKQFDVSIHSPGTPFQKEVWQALQQIEYGSTASYQQQAEAIHKPTAVRAVASANGHNRIAIIIPCHRVIGKNGKLVGYAGGLERKRWLLEHEKANC, translated from the coding sequence ATGGGAAAATCACCAAACCAAAGTACCGACAGTCAAGTTATCTTGATCAATCGCTTTACCACGCCATTGGGCCCGATGTTCGTCTGTGCAACCGATGAAGGCATCTGTTTACTGGAGTTTGTCGAACGACGAATGCTGGAAACCGAATTCCGGGATTTACAACGCTTGCTGAAAGCCACCATTATCAATGGGGAAAATGACCACATTCGCCAGGCCAAACAAGAGATTGGCGAATACTTCGCCGGGACACGCAAACAGTTTGACGTGAGCATTCACTCACCGGGAACCCCCTTCCAAAAAGAGGTCTGGCAAGCTTTACAGCAGATAGAATATGGCTCGACAGCATCTTACCAACAACAGGCAGAAGCCATCCATAAACCCACCGCAGTCCGGGCAGTTGCTTCAGCCAACGGGCATAACCGCATCGCCATCATCATCCCGTGTCATCGGGTCATCGGCAAGAACGGCAAACTGGTCGGTTATGCCGGAGGGCTGGAACGCAAACGCTGGCTGCTTGAACATGAAAAAGCCAACTGCTGA
- a CDS encoding transporter substrate-binding domain-containing protein, whose product MRRLLTGLVIGTAAFSATTTFATASTIEGILKSGELKFCFEAGYVPFEMTSKDGRFIGFDIDIAKHMAHSIDVKFVPVNTAWDGIIPALQTGKCDFIGGMTVTPKRNLKVSFADAYMQIGQTVLLSPTLVGKIHSYRDLNDAKYTVTTQMGTTGAQAAKKYLSKANVDLYDTSADAVLQVANGRADAFVYDLPYNAMYAAQHPKQVVHLDDAFTFEPLGWAVRQGDTEFVNFLNNYLKQIHGDGTYERIYTKWFQSDRWIKRVQ is encoded by the coding sequence ATGCGTCGGTTGTTGACCGGTTTGGTCATTGGTACAGCCGCTTTCTCTGCTACAACGACATTCGCAACCGCATCCACGATTGAGGGGATTTTAAAATCAGGTGAGCTGAAATTTTGTTTTGAAGCTGGGTATGTACCTTTTGAGATGACCAGTAAAGATGGGCGGTTCATCGGGTTTGATATTGATATTGCGAAGCATATGGCCCATTCGATCGATGTTAAATTTGTGCCGGTCAATACCGCGTGGGATGGGATTATTCCGGCATTACAGACGGGTAAGTGTGATTTTATCGGAGGGATGACGGTGACGCCGAAACGCAATCTGAAAGTGTCCTTTGCCGATGCTTATATGCAGATTGGTCAGACGGTTTTACTGTCACCGACGCTGGTAGGAAAGATTCATAGTTATCGTGATTTGAATGATGCCAAATATACCGTTACAACCCAGATGGGAACGACGGGAGCACAGGCGGCGAAGAAATATTTGTCAAAAGCAAACGTTGATCTCTACGATACCTCTGCCGATGCAGTGTTGCAGGTTGCCAATGGCCGGGCCGATGCTTTTGTCTACGATTTACCTTACAACGCTATGTATGCAGCGCAGCATCCCAAGCAGGTAGTTCATCTTGATGACGCATTCACTTTCGAACCGCTGGGCTGGGCTGTGCGTCAGGGAGACACTGAATTTGTTAATTTCCTGAATAACTATTTAAAACAGATTCATGGTGATGGGACTTATGAGCGGATTTACACCAAATGGTTTCAATCAGACAGATGGATCAAACGTGTCCAGTGA
- a CDS encoding alpha-ketoglutarate-dependent dioxygenase AlkB family protein: MIASNRNPEIIKLPDGRLRYIDRLLTETDTLSHTLKNSLHWYQGDVYLFGRHYQTPRLQCWYGDKAYTYSQVRLAPTPWPPLLNQLKAIVEEASGHAFNSVLGNWYQHGQHNMGMHADNEPELGKNPVVAMLTFGIARPLQFRHRNGEHRFTITPTDGSLLVMEGPIQHYWRHGINKSKKVTGQRISLTFRQIL, translated from the coding sequence ATGATCGCTTCCAACCGGAATCCTGAAATCATTAAGTTGCCGGATGGCAGGCTGCGCTATATTGATCGGCTTCTCACAGAGACCGATACACTGTCACACACATTGAAAAATTCACTGCACTGGTATCAGGGTGATGTCTATTTGTTTGGCCGTCATTATCAAACGCCCAGACTTCAGTGTTGGTACGGTGATAAAGCCTATACGTATTCTCAGGTTCGCTTGGCGCCAACCCCATGGCCACCGTTACTCAACCAACTCAAGGCGATTGTTGAAGAGGCTTCAGGGCATGCATTTAACTCCGTGCTGGGCAACTGGTATCAACACGGACAACACAATATGGGGATGCATGCTGATAATGAACCCGAATTAGGAAAAAACCCTGTCGTCGCGATGCTCACCTTTGGTATAGCCAGGCCCTTGCAATTCAGACACCGGAACGGTGAGCACCGATTCACCATCACCCCCACCGATGGTTCATTGCTGGTTATGGAAGGTCCGATTCAGCATTACTGGCGACATGGAATCAACAAAAGCAAAAAGGTTACCGGGCAACGGATCAGTCTGACGTTTCGTCAGATCTTATAG